From the genome of Mycobacterium dioxanotrophicus, one region includes:
- a CDS encoding SGNH/GDSL hydrolase family protein: MRGFTRFVALGDSQTEGLWDGDDDSGLLGFADRLAVHIDGLYPGLEYANLAVRGHRIGDVLTGQLPQALSMRPDLVTVCIGMNDVTRPGRAFHRALDDLDRIYARLADSGATVVTTTFPDITQILPVGRLLGKRVVHINAAIACAAERYGFRLVDLYSAPSMREPQTWSPDRVHGSALGHELFAAAAAEALDLPGSNHDWAHASGPILPQSLRARVYSQALWTQNMLMPWIWRHLRGRSAGNGRGPRRPTLMSLSA, translated from the coding sequence GTGCGAGGCTTCACCCGTTTTGTCGCACTCGGCGACAGTCAGACCGAAGGCCTGTGGGACGGCGACGACGACTCCGGCCTGCTGGGATTTGCCGACCGCCTGGCGGTCCACATCGACGGGCTCTACCCGGGCCTGGAGTACGCGAACCTCGCGGTGCGCGGCCATCGCATCGGCGACGTGCTCACCGGTCAACTCCCGCAGGCGTTGTCGATGCGTCCCGACCTGGTCACGGTATGCATCGGGATGAACGACGTGACGCGACCCGGGCGCGCCTTCCACCGTGCGCTGGACGATCTGGACCGGATCTACGCGCGGCTGGCCGACTCCGGTGCCACGGTGGTCACCACGACGTTTCCCGACATCACCCAGATCCTGCCGGTGGGTCGCCTGCTGGGAAAGCGGGTCGTCCACATCAACGCCGCGATCGCCTGCGCTGCCGAGCGTTACGGGTTCCGGCTGGTCGATCTCTACTCGGCGCCTTCGATGCGCGAGCCGCAGACGTGGAGCCCCGACCGGGTCCACGGCTCGGCGCTGGGCCACGAACTGTTCGCGGCCGCGGCGGCCGAGGCGCTGGATTTGCCCGGCAGCAACCATGATTGGGCCCACGCGAGCGGTCCGATACTTCCCCAGTCACTGCGGGCCAGGGTTTATTCGCAGGCGCTGTGGACTCAGAACATGCTGATGCCCTGGATCTGGCGGCATCTGCGGGGCCGTTCCGCCGGGAATGGACGCGGCCCGCGTCGTCCGACGCTGATGAGTCTGAGCGCGTAG
- a CDS encoding NUDIX domain-containing protein has protein sequence MPRLSAGLLLYRVTGGAVEVLIVHPGGPFWARKDDGAWSVPKGEYTDGEDPWAVARREFTEELGTPAPDGPRVDLVAVRQAGGKVVTVFAVRGDFDATVAHSNTFTMEWPRGSGKLREFPEVDRAAWFPVAAAREKLLAGQRPLLDQLMAAPDLAGCHEGDATAESRQR, from the coding sequence ATGCCGAGACTGAGCGCCGGACTGCTGCTGTACCGCGTCACCGGCGGCGCTGTGGAAGTCCTCATCGTCCATCCCGGCGGGCCCTTCTGGGCGCGTAAGGACGACGGGGCATGGTCGGTGCCCAAGGGTGAATACACCGACGGCGAGGATCCGTGGGCGGTCGCCCGACGGGAGTTCACCGAGGAACTGGGCACACCGGCCCCCGACGGGCCCCGGGTCGACCTGGTCGCGGTGCGGCAGGCGGGCGGCAAGGTGGTCACGGTGTTCGCGGTGCGCGGAGACTTCGACGCGACGGTGGCTCACAGCAACACCTTCACCATGGAATGGCCGAGGGGTTCCGGAAAGCTCAGGGAGTTTCCCGAGGTCGACCGGGCCGCATGGTTTCCGGTTGCCGCTGCCCGGGAGAAGCTGTTGGCCGGCCAGCGCCCGCTGCTGGATCAGTTGATGGCCGCCCCGGACTTGGCGGGGTGCCACGAAGGCGACGCAACGGCCGAGTCTCGACAGCGTTGA
- a CDS encoding serine/threonine-protein kinase yields MPLAPGATFAGYTIVRPLGSGGMGEVYLAQHPRLPRRDALKVLPTAVSADGEYRERFNREADIAASLWHPHIVAIHDRGESQGQLWISMDYVDGTDAAKALRERYPGGMPKDQVCEIISAVAEALDYAHQRDLLHRDVKPANILLAQPDSEDQRILLADFGIARYASQASGLTATNMTVGTVAYATPEQLLGKDLDGRADQYALAATAFHLLTGKPPFENSNPAVVISQHLSSSPPALAASHPHLAPLDPVLAKAMAKDPKDRFERCVDFARALRHQLDTGDADGTRLAPVATVPHRRLLRPAVLVPAVLAVLLIAAIVVAAVEVRRADERPTAKTTTPTTTTAAPPPALPPPPAPTDTMTVTTTAPAAVVVGANCEPKGATGTTADGTTAYCSTLLSSGATIWSLTPDDIASPTVTVDPTETQLPTTDESPVRVCMQQTGKSRLECWMSIRRGNGR; encoded by the coding sequence ATGCCGCTGGCCCCTGGTGCGACTTTCGCGGGATATACGATCGTCCGACCGCTGGGGTCCGGCGGGATGGGTGAGGTGTATCTCGCGCAGCATCCGCGGCTGCCCCGCCGGGATGCGCTGAAGGTGTTGCCGACGGCGGTCTCGGCCGACGGTGAGTACCGCGAACGATTCAACCGGGAAGCCGACATCGCCGCGTCGCTGTGGCACCCGCACATCGTGGCGATCCACGACCGCGGTGAGAGCCAGGGGCAGCTCTGGATTTCGATGGACTACGTCGACGGAACCGACGCCGCCAAGGCGCTGCGGGAGCGGTATCCGGGCGGTATGCCCAAAGATCAGGTGTGCGAGATCATCTCGGCCGTGGCCGAGGCGCTCGACTACGCCCATCAGCGCGATCTGCTGCACCGCGACGTCAAGCCGGCCAACATCCTACTCGCCCAACCGGATTCCGAAGATCAGCGAATCTTGTTGGCGGACTTCGGCATCGCCCGCTACGCCAGTCAGGCCAGCGGGCTCACGGCCACCAACATGACCGTGGGCACCGTGGCCTACGCCACCCCTGAGCAGCTGCTGGGGAAAGATCTGGATGGACGCGCCGATCAATATGCCTTGGCGGCCACGGCTTTTCACCTTCTCACCGGCAAGCCGCCGTTCGAGAACTCGAATCCCGCCGTGGTGATCAGTCAGCATCTGTCGTCGTCACCCCCGGCGCTGGCCGCCAGTCACCCCCATCTCGCGCCGCTCGATCCCGTGCTGGCCAAGGCCATGGCCAAAGATCCGAAGGACCGGTTCGAGCGCTGCGTGGACTTCGCCCGAGCCCTGCGTCATCAACTCGACACCGGTGATGCCGACGGCACCCGGCTCGCGCCCGTCGCCACCGTGCCGCACCGGCGCCTGCTACGCCCCGCGGTGCTCGTTCCCGCGGTGCTCGCGGTGTTGTTGATCGCAGCGATTGTCGTTGCGGCAGTGGAGGTCCGGCGCGCGGACGAGCGTCCGACGGCGAAGACCACGACGCCGACCACCACTACCGCCGCACCACCTCCGGCGCTGCCACCACCACCGGCACCCACCGACACGATGACGGTCACGACGACAGCGCCGGCCGCGGTCGTGGTCGGCGCCAACTGCGAGCCCAAGGGCGCGACCGGTACCACCGCCGACGGCACCACGGCGTACTGCTCGACGCTGCTGAGCAGCGGCGCCACGATCTGGTCGCTAACCCCGGACGACATTGCGAGCCCGACGGTGACTGTCGACCCCACCGAGACGCAACTGCCGACCACCGACGAGTCTCCGGTGCGGGTCTGCATGCAGCAGACCGGCAAGTCGCGGCTGGAATGCTGGATGTCGATTCGCCGAGGTAACGGTCGATGA
- a CDS encoding PDR/VanB family oxidoreductase: MSPLIERYRRLPPSASGRFRHDPMLGLADVAISTMWGLTRYIRRAALPPELDRTIELTVVDRAVVAHDQDVIALTLAAADGTALPPWHPGAHIDVLLASGRLRQYSLCGDPSADTYRIAVRRIPDGGGGSVEVHDSLQVGARLATHGPRNAFPLTVPGYGSPTQRFRFIAGGIGITPILPMLDLAQRLGVDWSMIYAGRNRESLPFLGELTRFGDRITIRTDDVNGLPTPTELLGDCPDGTTVYACGPAPMLTFVRAALAGRDDVELHFERFSAPPVVDGAEFSVSIASSGADLTVAADETLLAALRRTGVTAPYSCQQGFCGTCRVRVLDGTVQHRDTLLTDPERAAGYLLTCVSRADEGERLTLDL, translated from the coding sequence ATGTCACCGTTGATCGAGCGCTATCGCCGGCTCCCGCCGAGTGCGTCCGGACGATTCCGCCACGATCCGATGCTGGGCCTGGCCGATGTCGCCATCTCCACCATGTGGGGCCTGACGCGGTACATCCGGCGCGCCGCGCTTCCACCGGAGCTGGACCGCACCATCGAACTGACGGTGGTCGACCGCGCGGTTGTCGCCCACGACCAGGACGTCATCGCCCTGACCCTGGCCGCCGCCGACGGCACCGCCCTGCCGCCGTGGCATCCGGGCGCCCACATCGACGTGCTGCTGGCCAGCGGCCGGCTGCGCCAGTACTCGCTGTGCGGGGATCCGTCCGCCGACACTTACCGCATCGCGGTGCGGCGCATTCCCGACGGCGGCGGCGGTTCCGTCGAGGTGCACGACAGCCTGCAGGTCGGGGCCCGGCTCGCCACTCACGGCCCGCGCAACGCGTTCCCGCTGACGGTTCCGGGCTACGGCTCCCCCACCCAGCGCTTCCGGTTCATCGCCGGCGGCATCGGCATTACCCCGATCCTGCCGATGCTGGATCTGGCGCAGCGTCTCGGCGTCGACTGGTCGATGATCTACGCCGGCCGCAACCGCGAGAGCCTGCCGTTCCTCGGCGAGCTGACGCGGTTCGGCGATCGGATCACGATCCGCACCGATGACGTCAACGGTCTTCCGACGCCGACCGAGCTGCTGGGCGACTGTCCCGACGGCACCACGGTGTACGCCTGTGGGCCGGCGCCGATGCTGACCTTTGTGCGCGCCGCGCTGGCCGGACGCGATGACGTCGAGCTGCATTTCGAGCGGTTCTCCGCGCCACCGGTGGTCGACGGCGCCGAGTTCTCGGTGTCGATCGCCTCGTCCGGCGCCGACCTGACGGTGGCCGCCGACGAGACGCTGCTGGCCGCCCTGCGACGTACCGGGGTTACCGCGCCGTATTCCTGTCAGCAGGGATTCTGTGGCACCTGCCGGGTCCGGGTGCTCGACGGCACGGTGCAGCATCGCGACACCCTGCTGACGGATCCGGAACGGGCCGCGGGTTACCTGTTGACCTGCGTGTCCCGGGCCGACGAGGGTGAGCGTCTGACGCTGGATCTGTAG
- a CDS encoding metal-dependent hydrolase, protein MLRPHRFATEIDPGPVQIQARKVHFDLSGIPLHWIPEHPVASTMVNLFNVVLPMAEHWFVATFNEALPYVRDPKLADDMRGFIGQEATHAETHDQVLTDFLTAHGVDYQPVLTMVDHVFTNLLAPMSSTDPRRRLNDLCDRLWLIAAIEHYTAVLGDFVLNCTWEDYDADPTMTDLFRWHGSEEVEHRSVAHDVAVYFQDSYFSRVRAMSIAATAVYLFFQRGCWDLVRRDPTLNLGWWQMQKLRMKDSKLGLLPKFSRMFGSNTLAYCRPGFSPEEMGSTAQAVAYLASSPAARAAHL, encoded by the coding sequence ATGCTGCGTCCGCACCGATTCGCCACCGAGATCGATCCTGGTCCCGTTCAGATCCAGGCCCGCAAAGTGCACTTCGATCTCTCCGGCATCCCCCTGCATTGGATTCCGGAGCACCCGGTCGCCTCGACCATGGTGAACCTGTTCAACGTGGTGCTGCCGATGGCCGAGCACTGGTTCGTCGCGACGTTCAACGAAGCCCTGCCGTATGTGCGTGATCCCAAGTTGGCCGACGACATGCGCGGATTCATCGGCCAGGAGGCGACGCACGCCGAGACCCACGACCAGGTGCTCACCGACTTCCTGACCGCCCACGGTGTGGACTACCAGCCGGTGCTGACCATGGTGGACCACGTGTTCACCAACCTGCTGGCGCCGATGTCGTCGACCGACCCGCGCCGCAGGCTCAACGATCTGTGCGACCGGTTGTGGCTGATCGCTGCCATCGAGCACTACACCGCGGTACTCGGCGATTTCGTGCTGAACTGCACGTGGGAGGACTACGACGCCGATCCGACCATGACCGACCTGTTCCGCTGGCACGGCAGCGAGGAGGTCGAGCACCGCAGTGTGGCCCACGATGTGGCGGTCTATTTCCAGGACAGCTACTTCAGCCGGGTCCGGGCCATGTCGATCGCCGCGACCGCGGTGTATCTGTTCTTCCAGCGGGGCTGCTGGGACCTGGTCCGGCGGGACCCGACGCTGAACCTGGGTTGGTGGCAGATGCAGAAGCTGCGCATGAAGGACTCCAAGCTGGGCTTGCTGCCCAAGTTCTCCCGCATGTTCGGGTCCAATACGTTGGCGTACTGCCGGCCGGGCTTCTCCCCGGAGGAGATGGGGTCGACCGCCCAGGCCGTCGCCTACCTGGCCAGTTCACCCGCGGCGCGGGCCGCGCACCTGTAG
- the malQ gene encoding 4-alpha-glucanotransferase, translated as MTGLPQTLVELAQRYGVATEYDDWTGYRTTVPETTLVAVLEALGVAAGTEGDRAAALTAHEHDYWQRSLPPIVIARAGQPTAFWVHVTHGDPVEVTLRLEDGSVRAGLRQLENNRPPFDIGDRLVGEATFELPAELPLGYHRLIVAVGDFHTETPVVVSPASLALPARLGDRRGWGLSVQLYSVASQNSWGVGDLTDLTDLAVWSAAAHDADFILVNPLHAAAPIAPMEPSPYLPTSRRFVNPLYLRVEAIPEYATARHRGRIRKLRTTVHERSQRRELIDRDDAWAAKSAALKQVYRVPRSAGRELAYGAYRAREGTALDDFAIWCALTEIHGGDWHNWPLELQHPHSPDVAAFAAANPEAVDFHRWLQWQLDDQLTAAQATAVQAGMALGILGDLAVGVDPDGADAWALQDVLALGVTAGAPPDEFNQLGQDWSQPPWRPDRLAEQAYEPFRALVSMALRHAGGLRIDHIIGMFRLWWIPKGAAPTEGTYVRYHHDAMIGIIALEAHRAGAVIVGEDLGTVEPWVRDHLRDRGLFGTSILWFEADHNGAPLPAERWREYCLSSVTTHDLPPTAGYLAGEHVRLRQELGLLTRPVEVELAEDRAAQDAWLAELRRVGLLGPDADPEEIVTALYRYLGRTPSKLLTLSLADAVGEVRTQNQPGTTDEYPNWRVPLGGPEGQRLLVENVFDDARANALCDAMATLVRPAM; from the coding sequence ATGACGGGATTACCCCAGACCTTGGTCGAGCTGGCTCAGCGCTACGGCGTTGCCACCGAGTACGACGACTGGACCGGATACCGCACCACGGTGCCAGAAACGACCCTGGTGGCGGTGCTGGAAGCACTCGGCGTGGCGGCCGGCACCGAAGGCGACCGGGCGGCCGCGCTGACCGCTCACGAACACGACTACTGGCAGCGTTCGCTGCCACCCATCGTGATCGCCCGCGCGGGGCAGCCGACGGCGTTCTGGGTGCACGTCACCCACGGCGATCCGGTCGAGGTCACCCTGAGGCTCGAGGACGGCAGCGTGCGAGCCGGGCTGCGGCAGCTGGAGAACAACCGGCCGCCGTTCGACATCGGTGATCGCCTCGTCGGCGAGGCCACCTTCGAGCTGCCGGCAGAGCTGCCGCTCGGTTATCACCGGCTGATCGTGGCGGTCGGTGACTTCCACACCGAGACCCCGGTCGTGGTCTCGCCGGCAAGCCTGGCCCTGCCGGCCCGGCTCGGCGACCGGCGGGGCTGGGGGCTCTCGGTGCAGCTGTACAGCGTCGCGTCGCAAAACTCCTGGGGCGTCGGCGATCTCACCGATCTGACCGATCTCGCCGTGTGGTCGGCCGCGGCCCATGACGCCGACTTCATCCTGGTGAACCCGCTGCACGCAGCTGCCCCGATCGCGCCGATGGAACCGTCGCCGTATCTGCCGACCTCCCGGCGCTTCGTCAACCCGCTGTACCTGCGGGTCGAGGCCATCCCGGAGTACGCCACCGCGCGCCACCGCGGCCGCATCCGCAAACTGCGGACGACCGTCCACGAGCGGTCCCAGCGCCGCGAACTGATCGACCGGGACGACGCGTGGGCGGCCAAATCCGCCGCGCTCAAACAGGTGTACCGGGTGCCGCGCTCAGCCGGGCGAGAGCTGGCGTACGGCGCCTACCGGGCCCGGGAGGGCACCGCGCTCGATGATTTCGCGATCTGGTGCGCGCTGACCGAGATCCACGGCGGCGACTGGCACAACTGGCCGCTGGAGTTGCAGCATCCGCACAGTCCGGACGTCGCGGCGTTCGCGGCGGCCAATCCCGAGGCCGTCGATTTTCACCGCTGGCTGCAGTGGCAGCTCGATGACCAGCTGACTGCCGCACAAGCCACCGCGGTGCAGGCCGGGATGGCGTTGGGAATCCTGGGTGATCTGGCGGTCGGCGTCGATCCCGACGGCGCCGACGCGTGGGCGCTGCAGGACGTGCTGGCGCTCGGCGTGACCGCGGGTGCCCCACCCGACGAGTTCAACCAGCTGGGCCAGGACTGGTCGCAGCCGCCGTGGCGGCCGGACCGGCTCGCCGAGCAGGCCTACGAACCGTTCCGGGCTCTGGTCTCGATGGCCCTGCGACATGCGGGAGGGCTGCGCATCGACCACATCATCGGCATGTTCCGGCTGTGGTGGATTCCCAAGGGCGCGGCCCCCACCGAGGGCACCTACGTGCGCTATCACCACGACGCGATGATCGGCATCATCGCGCTGGAGGCACACCGCGCCGGGGCGGTCATCGTCGGCGAGGATCTCGGTACCGTCGAGCCGTGGGTCCGCGACCATCTGCGCGACCGCGGTCTGTTCGGCACCTCCATCCTGTGGTTCGAGGCCGACCACAACGGCGCGCCGCTGCCCGCCGAGCGCTGGCGCGAATACTGCCTGTCCTCGGTCACCACGCACGATCTGCCGCCGACGGCGGGGTATCTGGCCGGCGAGCATGTGCGGCTGCGCCAAGAACTGGGCCTGCTCACCCGGCCCGTGGAGGTGGAGCTGGCCGAGGACCGGGCCGCGCAGGACGCTTGGTTGGCGGAGCTGCGTCGCGTCGGCCTGCTCGGGCCCGACGCCGACCCGGAGGAGATCGTTACGGCGCTGTACCGCTATCTGGGGCGGACCCCGTCGAAGTTGCTGACGTTGTCCCTGGCCGATGCGGTCGGTGAGGTGCGGACCCAGAACCAGCCGGGCACCACCGACGAGTATCCGAACTGGCGGGTGCCGCTGGGCGGTCCCGAAGGGCAGCGCCTCCTGGTGGAAAATGTGTTCGACGACGCCCGGGCGAACGCCTTGTGCGACGCGATGGCAACACTGGTGAGACCGGCTATGTAA